The genome window AGCAAGCCTTAGAAATTATGGCTGAGACATTGCCGAAAGAAGGAACAACAAGCTTTTTAGCAACTACCATGACACAAGAGGTAGAAAGTATTGAAAATGCGCTCACAACTATTGCCCAGTATGTCGAGACAGCTGATCAATCAGGAAAAGCAGAAATCATCGGGATTCACTTAGAAGGTCCCTTTATCTCCGAAAAGAGAGTTGGAGCACAGCCAGTCCAATCTGTTAAAAAGCCGAATGTAGAGTTATTTAAAAAATGGCAGACATTATCCAATAATCAAATCAAACTTGTTACGATGGCACCTGAGGAAGATGAAAACTTTGAGCTTGTTCGCTATTTAAAGGCAGAGAATATCGTTTCATCAATAGGGCACTCAGATGCAGTTTATGAGCAAGTATTATCAAGCATTCAAGCTGGTGTAAATCATGTTACTCATCTGTTTAATGGAATGAGAGGTCTGCATCATCGTGATCCAGGAGTTGCAGGCGCAGCCTTGCTCCATTCGGAGTTAATGGCTGAAATGATTGTCGATGGTGTTCATATTCATCCAGAAATAGTTAAACTTGCTTTTTTACAAAAGGGGGCTGAACATATCATTCTCATTACAGATAGCATGCGGGCAAAATGGCTTGCGGATGGTATTTCATCCTTAGGTGGGCAAAAGGTAATTGTTCGTGATGGAAAAGCGTTATTAGAA of Niallia circulans contains these proteins:
- the nagA gene encoding N-acetylglucosamine-6-phosphate deacetylase — its product is MITDEPKELILKNVCIYTETEVNPNGYVVVKEGKINSIGLMDSFLEKEWENAHILDFPKGMNLIPGFIDIHIHGANNADAMDASQQALEIMAETLPKEGTTSFLATTMTQEVESIENALTTIAQYVETADQSGKAEIIGIHLEGPFISEKRVGAQPVQSVKKPNVELFKKWQTLSNNQIKLVTMAPEEDENFELVRYLKAENIVSSIGHSDAVYEQVLSSIQAGVNHVTHLFNGMRGLHHRDPGVAGAALLHSELMAEMIVDGVHIHPEIVKLAFLQKGAEHIILITDSMRAKWLADGISSLGGQKVIVRDGKALLENGALAGSTLKMNDAINNMMKFTGCSLQDVVKMASYNPAKQIGVLDKKGSIAKGKDADLVVLDENNQVALTICKGKIVYSNGGFSA